The region GATTACTTCTCATAAGTAAACAGATCCCAACCAGCccattaaactaaaatataaagttGGCATAAAGGCATGGCAAcctcttaaaataaaaataaactacttgtataaaaataatattaaatattcttaTACAGGTCTAGGAGAGAGGAGAAAGTCTGGTTGTTGTCTCTGTAGCAGTATCCCACAAAAGGGACAAAACGGTTTTGAGGACACTGCTTCAGAGGAAGATTTAATGAAAGAGTCTGAATCTACATGAAATGAAGACATTCTAAAAAGTGGCTCTGGTGCCAATCTAAACCCTGACCTATGGCAACAGACACAATACCACAAGGGAGTAATGGGGCAAACCTGCATAGAAACAACACATCTCAGTAACCTGTGAGGCTTAACATCATCATCACTGGAATTTCCACCTTGACAAAAACCAAACTCAGGCGACTCAAATGGAACGGATGCTGAACAAAAACTGCATGTCTCAACTGCTGAACATCTATTGGCCAGGAACCTGCATTTTAAGAGAAACACATTACTGTAATTAGCATATTTGAAGTTTTGATCTAAATTTAAAGATTTGTATGACTATTTTACAAGCTTATGGTTGTTGCCGGGGCAATTAGATATATAGTTTTGAACTACCGCAAGGGAAATATGTACAAACAagaatttacaaattaaaattaggaaaagGTGTGCACATAAAGTAAAACTAGAAGTTTCGAAAACTAATCAACCTCTCAAATTAatgattttgtaaataaatggaTACTCGTTAGTCACTCTTTTAACAGCAGCGTTACTGtttctaatttgaatttttctacCACGTGTTCGTTTTGCAATTTCTTTCCATAAATTTATTATGGGAAATCACCTTGCCCCTAATATTTCATTTCCTCGTTAATTACAACAAAATACTTATTTTGTAATGAGTGAAAAGAGGAAAGAAAATCTTTATTCAGGCCAAAACAAAATGTCACCAAAACAGATAGAAAGGTATCCATTTGGTTTCATTTCATGGAATCGTGTTAATATTCCATCAAACTATTCTATCATTTTAAGAATTACTTTCCATCAAGTTTTAAACCGGGGGCTGTTGCGTTGCCCTCACTTACAGTTTCCAGTACAACCACATTGTGCTTCTCTACCTTCTTCAGAAAAATGCTAATGTATGTTACTCAGATTGACATTTAGTTATCCTCAGGGACAAAAAAAGTTTATGCGCATAAGCAgagcaaataaaaaaattattatacagAAGACGAACaggaaaaagaaacaatatcTAAAATCTAAAAGGTACCTTTTCTTGTGACTAACTTCTGAAACAATGGCTTTCAACTGGTCACCTAAATGTTCCTGGTCTGAAGCAATCCATTGTTCCATCTGCGCTAGTCCAACAGGATACCAACAACCATGTTGGGAAGATGTTTCAGAATTTGACATGCTAGTTCGGAAAATGGAAAAACTAAATCCCACAAGCCTTTTCCGGAGCTCTCTTTCACTGCTTAGAAGAATTTCTGTCCACTTTGTAATGTGTTTTTCCATGGAAGGACATACCCTTTCTAGCTTTTCAACCGTTTTGGTAAATCCAGTTATTTGATCAGCATCCAGCTCTGCTAATATTACACGTCTACAGATTATATTGAACAAATGCAGCAGTCGAGATGGAAGGTCTGACAAGCTTGAAGAGACAAATGATAAAACTTTTTCAGAAGGAAGATCCATATCCAATTGAAGGAACGATGATGAGATCCACTTAATGATTATATATTCTGCATATTTTGAATTGTCATCCTTGAACGCCAATAATGCTGTAATTATATCCCAAAGAACCAAAGGCTTATCATGACATTGATATTGGTTTAAAGACCATATGATATTGGTTCCCCaataaattaattctttttccaGATAACTAGAATTTTCTTCAATGCAGCATGAAAAAGGGGATTTCAGCTGAACATCCATTTGTAGCCCGCCAATCCAAAAGTAATCAACGGCTGCCCTTAGCACCCTGTTCAAAGTTCACGAAGAATTTCAGATTTCGACATTTATACTTTCTTTCGGAAACGACAAGTGgtacaaaaaaaataaggagAAGACCTAGTAGTATAAACATTAAGCTACAGTTGTTTCTTGTTTCAACTTTAAAGGTCGAATGTCATCCTAATCATTGTAAACATACACGATTTCTATCCGTTGCCATTCTTTAGCTACTTTGGACAGGATAGACTTGAGTAGCAATTTTGTATATAGTATACTTCCAATTGGTGCCAAATTCCAAATTATAGTTAAcgaataaaaatatgtatttatccCCTGAGCACCCCCCCCTCCTCCTCTGTCTATGTCCTCTCTCCACATACTCAACAAGAAGGGAAggcaagaaaataaaaatttgcaaATCAAGTATATACCTTCCTTCATACATTCGGTTCAATTTCTCAATATCAAAGCAATGAACCtgcaataaataaacaagaataATCAAACATAACATATTATGGTGAAAgcaaataaaataaggaaaagaTAGGCTAAATCACAACATTGGTTCCTCTTTAATTTTTGATATGTTATTTTGGTTCCCTAATTTAGTCACCATGTTTTAGAAAATCTGCAAATTTGGTTCAATTCTCaactttacaaatttatttgtattattttttaatttagttgaattaattattttttaaccgtAGCTTAAATGATATGTTATATTTCAGGTTCAATTGatccaaaataaaagaaataaatgcaTGTAAAATTGAGATTTGGACCaaaatttcagttttttttcaaaaatatagaaactaaaatcacaaaaaagaaattagggAAACCAAAATCGCATATTAGGAATAAAAGGTAGACCAAACTTGTAATTTAgcctaaaaaatattaaagatgaaAATTAATTGCTATGTTATCTGGCAACATATTTATTTCTCATGTTCCGATTATTGTTATTTAGCCAATTATCAACCAACCCACTCAACATAATGCCTCTTTGAAAAAGACAGGAAAAAAGATTGACATATGTTGCAGGTTAGACCTAAGATTAACCTAAATTGTTAGATCTCAATGAATTAGGGTTAAGGAATGATTGGTGAACTACAAAGTGAGCTCTCACTTCTTAGTATTAGCTACAAAAATAATggaataaatagtaaattacaATTAAACACCATTGAACATAAAAACCCCGCTATCACTGAAAAGATTGTTCACATAAAATGATGTTATAGAAAGTCGATATAGGGAATTAATAGATGTGATTTAGTTAAAAGACTAAGGgcttcaacaaaaacaaaacaaaaaagacagAGATTAAAGGTGACATTCAAATCCCAGGATATGACACTTTGCCTCTATTCGGCAGCAGCAGCCAAAACAAAAAGGCAAGGTTGTTTCCATGCTACTTGAGTACGTCAAAGATCCCCAGAAGCCTTTTCACTCTACATATGCTTAAAAATATTCACCTATAGCTCTATCCTACCCTTGGAGAAAAGCTCAGGGGACTGATCACCGGTAAACTTAGTGAACTCTTCTTTAATATCCTAGACATTAGGGCATATAATACACACTATCTGGGTATTTAAGAACAACATTTTTTATGCATTTAAAGATACGAATATGTCAAGGATTGATAATATAATAGCAAAATctgaacgaaaaaaaaaaaaaaacatacagtTGCAATGACAAGATTTCCAGGGGACACTGCTACACCAAAACATGAATCAAATGTATCTCTTGAAATCTGAAAggaaaaatatgtataatttagtAGGAAAAAGCAAAGATCGTACTCAAAAGGAAATAGAAGCTATAAAGATAATAGTAACATACATTGATTGAACTGTCACGAGGCATATCAGAATTGAGGGTTACTCCATCAAGATGATTCTCACGCAAAATCCAGCTCTGCACTAAATTATCCTATCAACATTCAAATAATAATCCATCCATTATAAATACATTTAAGCAATACATGGTAAaagcacacacacacaaaaattgAAAGACATTGTATCAAccataaagaaaatgaaagagggTCTTGCAACATCTTGCTGAATGTATTTTAAACTGTAAAATGCTCAATgcttaatataattaaataatcttGTTTTCAAGCTTTCCAGTTAACCTATGTAGAAAATTAATCATTCTTGGTATCAAGTTTTTTCCTCATTATGGAAACTAATTAGTTGATTGAAACCATGAAATACAATGAGAGTTTCAAGTTCTGTTGCTTCAACTACAGTTTAGTTGCTCCTCTTGAAATAGCTAACAGTGATTTATGAGGAGCACCATCTAGTGGCTACTATTGTTTTTCAAATgcaaatttataattcaaaacataaatctAACACACTTCAATTATTTTCGTAGTTTAAGTCTACAGTTGAATTGTAGTTTAACATTAAACTTCAGCCATTCAAACAAATTCGGATTGGGGGTGTTTTATCTCTTTTCTGTCCATTTGGAAAATTGTACAAAGACTCAATTGTCCTCACACTCATCTTTAATGAGTCAGAAGAAATGAAACACATGCATATAGTAGAAACAGGTTTCTTATTCCAGGCTCATGCCAAGCTCCCCTTTCTGTTAAGGACCATGCCTTTATCACTGCAGCTTATTAACAGACTGCCCTTTCTACACATTCTTAAAGGTCATTTTGCACTTTATTTCCATTTCTCAGACCCTATAATCCAAATAAAATGCCCCTTTGCTAAAATAGATGCATATTCCTAGGCTAAGCCATCTATCATAATGGACAAGTATTCATTCAGATGGTAAAATTTATCTCTGAAAATATTGTTGAGATCTCACATTGAATAAATAGTGTTGAGAAAAGAGAAACTGAGAAAGTATAAGAATTCCGTGTAcacacaagtatttttatttataatgaagaagACATacattgataaagaataaaatcaaTAGTTAATAGTGAGAAGTATTAGCAAATATTTCTCTACAGATGTTATCAAATCATATCATATTTTCGTATTTAATGTAATAAGTCATATAATATTTCcctatttaatgtaattatcaTATCTTTAACAAATACATGCACTAACATGCCTCCGGAGATATTGTTATTTAAATCCCAGTTAGTTATATAGTTCTAAGGTTCTAGAATCTTCTGTGACAGACTTCAGAGACTAACAGAATTGACAACTGTCTTTTGACTATAAATGCACTTATGTAGTCAGATCCCATATTATTCAATTCCGaaacacaaaaatcacaaaAGTAACTTTTCAAATTCTCTCTTTCTATCATTCCTTTTCCATTTTATCTTTCTAGTGTGCAGGGATCCAACTGTAATCCATATAATCTACACAATTATCAAATAATGTTTAACCATGGAAATGAAAATCATGAATGTAATAGGTAGAAAAGAAGATAGAAATGCTCAAGAAATATGGTATGGATTATGCAATGTATTTGATGTCCACGTAAGTATGATATTTCTTTTCTGCCATAGTCATAAATTGAATgacaattttatagaaaaatagtCAAATCACTTAAGAAAAAGATTATAACCTGGCTACAGCTGTACAGAAATCGTCCACCGAATGCCCAGGTCAAACCTGTAACCTAAAGGAATTAAAAATTGTAGAGATCAGCAGAAGATGacctgtttttcttttcaactaaCTCCAAAAAAAAAGAGGGAAAACACTTACAACGTAATCATGAGCATAATATGAGCCAAGCTTATCAAATTCCCTTGATGATATGTCGAATAGCCATATTTCAAATGAACCAGAAACTTTGCCAATGGCTAAAAGAATCTTGGAAGGGTATTGAACATGCACAGTTACTGAAAGTACAGAAACTGGGACAGCATTGAGAGTCATAACCTATTTAGGAATTCAAAGATGCACTAACGAATTATTCACAAAAAAGTGAGGGAAATGAAAAGTGATGCAGAAAATGCATAGCAAGTACCTCCTTCAATAGCGAGAAGGAAGTTTGATCCACTTTTGACAATTTCAGCAATTTGTCATTGTCAGCCAACCAAATCTTCACACTGCAAAGAACATACAAGATACTTTCAGCTAAATTAAGATGTTAATAACAAAATGTAACATTCTACAAAAAGGTCAATCCAGTTGGAGTACAAGGGAAGTGTACTTGAATACAAGATTCTTGaatgaataatatgaaaataaaaagtttgaaaGTACACTTCTCTAGGGTCTACAGCATTTGATCTTGTAAGCATAAGATGGTAAACGTGAGTGACTTAGCTGACAAATCAAACATCATGGAGTCTTTCCCTACCTTTTCCTAATGGAGACGTGCAGTTTCTTCCATTAAGAggcatcaaaataaaataaaaaaaaaatatctattttcaCGAGATAATGGATGAATGGCAAAAATGAgagacattttttcaatttcaggCTAATCAAACAAGTTTAGTTTCAGGTTAATGTGACAGGTTTCAAGTCCATGCAATAACGTAGGATGTAAAAGGTTAACATTTGTGTGTCCTAAGAACACATTTGAATTCTAATAGGC is a window of Vigna unguiculata cultivar IT97K-499-35 chromosome 4, ASM411807v1, whole genome shotgun sequence DNA encoding:
- the LOC114181302 gene encoding uncharacterized protein LOC114181302 produces the protein MARPCPSPLQPAILLGAPSFPNAITWSDDNLIAVASGHLVTILRPDLPVGGPRGVIKIFPNQPLRVGIVERQDLLSGCLLPTALYRDDKPVVRSISWSPLGMAANSGCLIAVCTSEGHVKIYRPPFCDYCAEWIEVVDITKRLYEHLKCTEFRGIGISTLDVFDKNASDQMDSLYKHNGKLLKEKSENHSLPLISADQYASRSAMLCSLVVSWSPLLHLASEYYPVCDSFSLLAVGGKSGKISLWRFHPPDCYTIEDREVPTTVKFAGLLHAHNSWVTSISWLLFASDPSNPQILLTSGSSDGSVKIWLADNDKLLKLSKVDQTSFSLLKEVMTLNAVPVSVLSVTVHVQYPSKILLAIGKVSGSFEIWLFDISSREFDKLGSYYAHDYVVTGLTWAFGGRFLYSCSQDNLVQSWILRENHLDGVTLNSDMPRDSSINISRDTFDSCFGVAVSPGNLVIATVHCFDIEKLNRMYEGRVLRAAVDYFWIGGLQMDVQLKSPFSCCIEENSSYLEKELIYWGTNIIWSLNQYQCHDKPLVLWDIITALLAFKDDNSKYAEYIIIKWISSSFLQLDMDLPSEKVLSFVSSSLSDLPSRLLHLFNIICRRVILAELDADQITGFTKTVEKLERVCPSMEKHITKWTEILLSSERELRKRLVGFSFSIFRTSMSNSETSSQHGCWYPVGLAQMEQWIASDQEHLGDQLKAIVSEVSHKKRFLANRCSAVETCSFCSASVPFESPEFGFCQGGNSSDDDVKPHRLLRCVVSMQVCPITPLWYCVCCHRSGFRLAPEPLFRMSSFHVDSDSFIKSSSEAVSSKPFCPFCGILLQRQQPDFLLSPRPV